The DNA region TCCAAGGTGGTTCTGCTTCGAATACGACCTCGATTGTCATTGCGCGCAACAACCTATTCCCCGATACCAAGACGGAGGGTAATGGAGGATATAAATTCGTTCTGTTCACCAGCGCCCATGGCCATTATAGTATCGAGAAGGCGGCGCAGATGCTGGGACTGGGCAGCAATGCTGCCTGGGCGGTACCCATCGACAAGCAAGGCCGGATGATTCCTGCTGAGTTGGAGAAGCTGGTGCAGAAGGCCCTTGACGAGGGCCGCACGCCGTTCTATGTCAACGCTACAGCAGGAACAACTGTCATGGGATCGTTTGATcccttcaacgaaatctctGCCATTTGCAAGAAGTACCGGTTATGGTTCCATGTTGACGGCTCCTGGGGAGGCTCTTTTGCCTTCTCGAAGCgccagaagcagaagctcgcCGGCGCTGAAAAGGCAGACAGTATTGCTATCAACCCGCACAAGATGCTGGGAGTGCCCGTTACCTGTTCATACCTTCTAGCCTCCGATCTCCGCCAATTCCACAAAGCCAACACCCTCCCGGCCGGTTATTTGTTCCACAATaacgaagaggacgaggcCAACGACGGCGGGCCCGTCCAGTCAGATGTCGCAATCGACTCCCCCGAAGTCTGGGACCTGGCTGATCTTACCCTCCAATGTGGCCGCCGCGCAGACTCCCTCAAACTCTTCCTAGGTTGGACATACTATGGAACGGAAGGCTACGAGTCACAAATCGACTCCGCCTGCGACGTCGCAGCACATCTGGCCAGCATTGTTGAGCAGAACCCCAACTTCGTCCTCATCAGCGAGAACCCGCCGCCGTGTCTGCAGGTCTGCTTCTACTATGCTCCTGGAAAGGACTTCGTCTATCCGCGCTCTGCTGCGGGCGTTGTATCTAACGAGGAGAAGCGCGGTCAGCAGAATAGCAAGATTACTGAGCAGGTGACAAAGGCTATCGTGGATAAGGGTTTCATGGTTGATTATGCGCCGCCCAGCGGCGATGCGGATGCTGTGGGTAATGGGAAGTTCTTCCGCTGTGTTGTCAATGTCACCACGACTAGTGAAACCGTCGAGGCGCTTGTGCGGGCCATTGAGAGGACAGGGCCTGCTGTTGTTGAGAAGCTCAAGGTAgatgctgctgcttctgctgtcCCGGCTGGGGTTCACAGGAGACCTGGTGAGAGGGGCCATGGCCCTGTGGTTCATCCCTAGATTCTTTGCCCCTCTGTTATTTTGGTCATTTTGGTACATAATTCTTGTTTATACGCCTTAGATCTTGGTTATACGGGAAGTGTTCCCTGATTGATTATATTGACATCGATTAAGTATGTTGCTTATTGTCCTATAGACGAAGTGCATGTACATATTGAAGCCTTAGAACCTCTTGGATATCTCAAACATTTATCGAGTATCtgttgtgacggttagcggggcgccagaaacggcTCCCATTGAACCACGCGTCTGCCGAGCCCTACTGCCTGCCGTCATAGGAATACCAATGCCATTTGTGGTATGGCGCCTACTATATCAGGGATAGCACCGCATCTGTTGCATTTATAAAAGCCTGAAATCTCTACCTCAAAGGACCAcgcactttctcttcccttttttcCCCTCCTGTCTGCCTCGCCCGGTGCACTGCCCTCTCATTAAGATGCCGCATTACCTGATGATTGCCCTTTTCCAGTATGGCGCCATTCTCTCCCCTCTCTTCGCCCCCTTCAGCTACAGAGTGGCCAACGAGTCATCTGAACAATTGAGACATTGAGACCTTGTTACTGTCACTTCATTTGTAATTGAGCTATCCACTTTGTGATAGTTCAACACTCAATGCTGTACTAATGCCAATATGGACAAACAATATCAGCAGGCCAAACAGGACCAACCGGGCAATGAAGACAAACAGAGCAATAGCAAGATCGCACAAACACCTATAAGACTCCTAGATAGATTTTCTTTTTACTTTCCTCCCCagatttgatattctcaTAGTTAGCCTACCTAGTCTAGATATGAATATTCTTCATTTTATTTGCTAGCTTCCAAGCCTGTGACAGTTGACATACTGGCCAAAGTTGTTCAATCTCATTCAATGTGATTCCCCAATGCTTACAATAAAAGTAAATGCTGCCTCTGGCAACACAGATCTCCCTGGCAATCAAAGCTAGGGTGTGAATTTGGGAAAAAAATGATAAACAGAGATCTCTTTCCCTTCAGTATTGCAATGGCTGATGTATCCAACTGGCGACCCATCTTTGAACTCATTGGAGTCAATTCCCCTCCATGAGCGACCTAAGCCAACAAACAGTCAATCATGCCGGTCATATGGTGAGCCATGCTTAATAAATTCACATTCCCATGTGTCTTGCTGCACTGGAATCAATGAGACGGTTGTCCTGGGTACGATGGTCGACCTACCTGCGAATAGGCAAGCCAAAGGGTGGATCAAGCTTCTGTGCTGGGGCTATCTAGGCAGCAAACTTCCTTAAAGAATTCTTAGGACGGAAGAAGTGGAGGGTAATGGAGATGCAAGCCTAGAAATTAAATTGCTGTCTTATATTGGGCTAAATAATCATTCTGTTTAGTGCAGATGCCAAATGGTTTGGGTTCGCGGTAGAATATCTGATTGATTGTGACACCAAACAGTTTGGCAGAAGTATCTTAATTTGCATCATAATCGTGCAACTAAACTGTTCTGGGAATTATGAACTAATGACTGTTGACTGGGCATTAGCGGGCTGAAACTTACTATAGCAATTGTTGTGTGCCCGGGCACTCGCCTTTGGAGGTTTGCGACACTGAAAGGAAACAGCTGTTTATTCAACCCAAGATTCCAGAGACCTGATTGGAAGTAAATGTCATCATTAAGAGTTGATTACCTGCTCAGTATCAGCTCTATATTCTTCTTAGTTACAAGTATGACAAAAAATACCAAGGCTTTCAATGAAAGACTTGCAGAAAGTCCCGTTGGCATAAACCTCCATAAATTTTTGAAGAAGCCTGGAACCTGTGACGGTCCCGTTCAATATAAAATATATTGGTAAACTATCTTgcgaaatactagcatgaggaggagtaaagaagaaagaacgctgTGTCTGCCAGCATTgaactatttaatgtgcAAGGGGTcctggccctaaaacagaacaaagaaaacagattaacacaaaggaatcaagcatgtcatgtgacttagcaAGGCAACTTCGCTGACTTCTGGTAAAAGGGGATCAGATTCTGTATGTATAGTATTGAGAAAGCTTCTCACAGCTCAATTTGTTCAGTCTGTGAGTACATGCACCTGGCTATTCACCTAGGCTGCTTGGCAGAGATTGTGGATTTCAGTGAGGCAGATATAGCCACTGTTTGCAGAGAGACTCTAAATGGTCTCATTTATATTCATTCCAAGTGTGACAGCTCAACGCCATACAAACAGCGCCAACATGTCGCTCAGTTAACAGCAATGTCTTCCTGAACAAGAAAGGAGATATACAATTGAGTAGGAAAGATCTTGCCCTAGATTCCTACGAAGGGCTATGACACCTCTAGCAAGCATTGAAGACACTATGTTAAATAGCAACATGCTGAGCAACTGGAAGTCAGATGTAGCAGCCTGTGATGGTTCAGCGCTTCAACACCACTTGGTGGCTGATATCAACAAATGCCGCCATCTGAGCAAACCAAGAAAGTACCTAGCACGGCCACACATCATGTAGATGAAAGCCCCCATTtcctgtagatagattttctcttctcttttctcctccagattcgatattctcgtcgatggctacaatagtctagataggcatcgattcattattatcttctATTCCAAGGCCGTGACATACTCTTGTTACGGAAGCTTCTAGAATGTGACCTATTAATATAAATAAAGGAAAGCCTGGAGTAGGAGATAAAGAAGGTGAGGATAACAGCAGTTTTGTAGATAAGAACAGACTTCAGATGGACAGGAAGTGCTGCAAGAGATGCTCAtgggaggaaggatggaagcagGGAAGGACAGAGTCGGCATGATGGGACTTATAACTGGAAAGAACATGATAATTGAGGGAGGAGCCAAAAACAGCTCCCCTCCACAGCGACCGCAGCGAAAGCGTTTAGGTAGGTGATATCGAACAAAGAGCAACAAAAGGTCCATTTTGAAACTAGCGTCAAGGACATGAAACCCATCGCCTCGCGTGGAGGGAAAGCCCATGGCCGTGGGAATACGCTCACCTGATGCTAAGACGGGAGTTGGTTAGCAGGACTCCTAAAATGGCCgcctgctaaccgtcacatcgTTAAATGGAGCAAATGGAAATGAATATACTCCCCTCAATGCAAGCTAGCTAGCGATCTCAACCCTCTTCTCGAGCACAGTCCGTGCTTCAGCCTCAGTCAGGTTCTCAATTTCCAACTCAGCGAGCATCTCCCTCGCACTTTCGTTATCCTTGAATAGCCTTTTTTCAACGTCCCAGAGGCCAACTCGCCCTGCTTCTTTCTCGTCTTCCGGTGTTTCGCCCTCATCTTGCTTCTGCGCATCCAATCCAAGAAGCAGGAGACCCTCGTTGAGTTTCTTCATCATCCGGATCGAATCACCTGCGTGGCCTATCGATCCGAGAGAAGAGTCCACGACGCTGCATAGATGGTCTACATCGCTGACCAGCTGTAACGCTCCCGCGGCTGAAAAGGTGTTTCTCATGAGAATGTTGCCCCAGATGAAGTTCTGGATTGGGATAAGGACCTGGCGGGTGATGCGTCGGAGCGGAGCTACTCCCAATGCGcgggagagaaaggaaatgTTTGTAGACAGTGTTCTCATTGCCGGTGCTAGATCGGCGGATGGAGgtagagaggaagaggacccAGTTGAAAGTGTCGTCCATGTCGAGACTCGGGAATAGGGTTTCAGGGCAGAGAGCGTGTTCGAAGTTATGGTGGATGTTATGATGGATTCGGACTGGAGTCTGAGGCGGCGATAGGCGGAGGCTGTCTCGTCAAAGAGAGCGCCGTCGGAGTCAGATTGGTCGTCCTTGGCCTGCCCAAATGCAACGGCTTGTGAGGTGCGAGATGCGACGTCTGCAACGGACATATCGCCGGTTAGGTgtttgttgttcttgttctGTTTGACGCGTTCTTGGAGCTCTGTCCAAAGCTCGACGAAGAACACATCATTGCTCCAATCttccattttcttttccagatATTCCGCGCTTCCGAATACCCTGCAGAGTCGTTCCAATCCCGCGACACCCTCAACACTGGCTTGTCTTTCTGACCCCTGCACCGTACGACCAATTGTTGATGTCATGGCGAGATAGGCCTCTAGCGCAGAGCCCAATCGTTCGTGGAATTGGTCAAAGATAGTGATCTGAATATCGATGAGGAAGCGCAGCTTCTGACCGAATGAGGTCAATGGCTGGTATCGATCAGTTATCGTTTCGAGTAAGTCGTTCACACGAATAGCAGCTTTCGTCGGTTTGGTAGCTGATATCTCTACCCCTTCGTAATCAATATGCCCACTGTCTGGTGTATCGATGATGTCCTTATAGCGTGCCAGCGCAAAGTCCTTTTCAACCTCGAGCCAGCGGCCAAACCAGCCTTGTTTTGTTAAAACTTCCCAGGTAATTCCCTTCCAGTTATCGTTGGAATAAGGATCTGGCAGATAGTTCCACGATTCGCGGACTCCGGTGTCGAAGTTCATCAGTTCGTGGACAAAGTGACTGAGCAATTGAGGATGATTCGAAATCTGTGGAAGGAGAGTCTTGGTCTTCTGTCTAATCATTGGTAGAAGGGCCGTGATGAAGGCATGAGGTGCGTTGCAAAAGTTCCATTCCAGGTCAGGTCCGACAATCTGGGCTCTCTCATCGAAGATGGGTTGAAGGTAAGAAGCGAAGAAGCCgccgtaggtgttcatcaAGTCCAAAACATGAGCTAGGAAATATTCAGGCTATGATGGCCCGTTAGACTGAATCTACTTAACCACAGTGTTTGGTATTCCATACCTTGTCAAGCCTGTTGGTTGGCTTGTCGCCGCTGAAGTGGTACTTGAATCGAAGCTCGAGCGGGTGTACCATCACTTCCAATGGAAGTAGAATCGGAGGTTCAAGACCAAATTGTTCACTAGAAACATCGCGCCCTTGCAAATCCCTGATAGATCCAAGTCAGAAGATATCCCACATGCGGTCCTGAATGAGAGGAGCCCATACGGCGTCTGCAAGCCCAGCAGCAATTCCAGATTACTCCTCCACTGTGCCAACAAATCCTCGGAAAGTTGTAGGTCTTTCGACGGCCATTTCATCTGCTCGAGGTTCTTCTGTAGTCGGCTGGTGAAGTCCTGTTTCATATGCTCTCCCAATCCCGTCACAAGCTTCTCGACATAGTCGACCAAGTGAGGGGCGGCTCCTTCGGCGGCGGGCTGCGCGGCTTTCAGCGACGAAACGATATTCTTCAATCGGGCGTGCGGCTCCAAGGCGAGTTGCGGCGTCGAGGATATATTCTTCAAAGCTTCCTTGCTATATTCGACCTCAGTTAGCCATCACCGATAACCTCCGCGGGGAAACAAGAGACTGAAGTACCTCAACTCATCCGACTCCTTGAGCAAAGCAACATATCCCCGTGATATCTCTAACCGTCGCAGCTTGTTCATTGATGCTTCAAACCTATGCGCGGCTTCATCGCTGGCGTCCGATTTCGTGATGGCTCTCAAGCGCCTGTCGATGTCCGCTTGTTCCTCGTTGAACGCTTCGGCTCGTTTTCGAGTGGCTTCGACGTGGTCATTGGAGGCTGTAGTGGCAATCGAAAGGACTTCTTGCGCTTCTGCTAACTATGATTTATGGATTAGCCAAGAGGAAATAAGGGAACAATGTCAAGAACAATAGGTAGGGAAGTACCTGTTTCCGTTGAAGCTCATGCTGGGCCCGCAAACTGTTGAGCAAAGAGTCCAGACTCTCAAAGTCCCCAGAGACCTGAATCTTGTCGTTGAGATAGTCTTCGACTCGCGTTCGTTCATGTGACGACAAAGCCGGCGTCGCCGCCATTGTTGATGTTTATATGGTTGGAACTTGGAGGAAGGAATCCCGAGGCAAAGCAAGGTGTCGTCGCCAAACGATCACCGCCGTCTTTTATTCGGGCCGGTGACGAAATACTACATCTTTCGCGACAACCACTCAATTAATACTTCTTATTCCTTAAATATTTATCCTTATTCTGGTTATTATCGATCATTAAATGTGATGTCCAGCCCCGCAAAGAAGCGTAAGAGAAATGCCCCAGAATTCACTCCGCAGCAAACGCGGAGCATAGCGTCATTCTTCCAGGGCCAAGCGACCAAGAAGGCAGAGCAAGCAGAAAATCAATTAGATGGAACGGCTCATGATACAGGGCAGACACTTTCAGATGAAGCACTTGCTCGCAAGCTTCAAAAAGACTggaatgaagaggaaagcTCCCCAGCTTCAACAACGCAAGATCCCGAACGTACTACTAGTAGTACTACAACGCCCCCAATCACATCAATAGAAGAGCCAAAATCTAAGGcccaaaagaaaaacacactTTCACTACAGTCATCCGCAGGCACGGAAGATACAATCTCCCTCTCAATGCCCTTGGACCAGAGTCCGTTGAGCTTCGACGCAGCGAAATACGCAAACCAACTGCAATCGCATTGGGCTGCAGAAGGAGGAGATGCGACGTATGCTCTATTAACGAGGGCTTTTGTCCTGGCAAATGCGACGACCAGTCGGATTCGGATTGTCGACACGCTGGTCAATTTCCTTCGGGTTCTGATTGAGGGAGATCCCAGCAGCGTTCTCCCAGCTGTATGGCTCGCAACGAACTCAATATCGCCTCCGTATGAAGAGATCGAGCTTGGCCTTGGAGGCTCGTCAATATCCAAGGCGCTGAAGAAAGTCTATGGGTTGACTAGTCAAGGGCTCAAGGCGCTCTACAATAGACATGGAGATGCCGGTGATGTGGCATTTGAAGCGAAGAAAAAGCAGACTTTCACATTGGCAAGACCGAAACCCTTAAAGATCAAGGGGGTATACCAGTCACTTCTGAGGATTGCTGCGAGCAAAGGGCAAGGGAGTCAAGAAACGAAACAAAGAATTGTCGAAAAGTTGCTACAAGATGCGCGCGGCGCGGAAGAGAGTCGCTACATTGTCCGGACGCTCGTGCAGAACCTCCGTATTGGCGCTGTAAAGACAACCATGCTCATTGCGCTGGCGCGGGCGGTTGTACATTCCAAGCCCACGGGCGCAGAGTTCAGCGTCCGTCCTCAACAGGACCTGGCACATCTCAAGAAAGGGGAGCTATCCGAGATTTATACTCACGCAGAAGAAATCGTCAAAGCTTCTCACGCAAGACACCCGAACTATAACGACCTTGTCCCTTGTCTTCTCGAGATTGGGGCATCTGGAGAGCTTCTAGTGCGATGTGGTTTGCAGATGCATATCCCATTGAGACCAATGCTGGGCAGCATTACAAGAGACCTGTCAGAGATGTTGACCAAATTACAAGGGAGAGATTTCAGCTGCGAATACAAATACGACGGGCAACGGGCCCAAGTTCATTGTGACGAAAGTGGGAAGGTATCCATCTTCTCTCGCCATTTAGAGCAAATGACGGACAAGTACCCAGATCTGGTATCATTAGCCCCGCAAATCCGGGGAGAAAGCGTTTCGAGCTTCATTCTCGAAGGAGAGGTCGTTGCCGTAAACCGTGAGACTGGGGAACTACTGCCATTTCAAATCCTTGCGAATCGAGCAAAGAAGAATGTTGAAATCGGAGATATCAAAGTCAACGTTTGTCTCTTCGCGTTCGACCTGATGTACCTAAACGGCGAACCACTACTCGACCGACCATTCCGCGAACGACGAGAATTCCTCCGTAGCTTATTCGTTGAGACCTCAAACCAATTCACATGGGTCAAAAGCCTCGACGCGACATCCGCCGACTCGGAAACAGTCCTCGAATTCTTCAAAAGCGCCACAGATGTCAAATGCGAAGGCATCATGGTCAAAGTCCTCGACAACACCGACCCACTATCGATCAACCCCCAAACCGAAGAAATTCCCAGCAATGACCTTACCACCGCAGAACCTTACCTCAAgtccgaagaagaagaaaagtcCAAAACCCAAACTCAACCCAAAGAAAAATCCACCCGTCGCAAacccctcctctccacctACGAACCCGACAAACGCCTCGACTCCTGGCTCAAAGTCAAAAAGGACTACACCACCTCCTCCGAGACGCTCGACCTAATCCCCGTCGCAGGCTGGCACGGCCAAGGCCGCAAAGCAAAATGGTGGTCGCCGATCCTCCTCGCCGTCCGGAACCCAGACTCCGGCAGCTTGGAGGCAGTAACGAAATGCATGTCCGGCTTCACGGATAGATTTTACTTGGCCAATAAAGAAAAGTACGCCGAGGGGTCGACAAACCTCATCTCCAGACCCAGCTACGTTGAGTACCCCGGTGAACCGGACGTGTGGTTTGAACCGCAGGAGGTCTGGGAGATGGCGTTTGCGGATATCACGCTGAGCCCGACATATCGCGCTGCGGTTGGGCTGGTGAGTGAGGAACGGGGGCTGAGTTTGCGGTTTCCGAGATTTTTGAAGGTGAGGGAGGATAAGTCTGTTGAAGAGGCGAGTACGGGTGATGATTTGGCGGTTTTGTGGAGGAAGCAAGTGGAGAGGTCGAGGTCAGAAGGAGAGCCCGAGCCTGCTAGCAATGAAATGGAGATGGAATAATTGTTCTGTTAGTTTTTCTGCCGTTATATATAGGCGATCGGTCCATGAAAACAATGTATCATACTGATTAGTATCACGTGCTCTTCCCCATAACAGATCTAGATCCATTCCAAATCCGGAAAGGTTTCAAAGCCTAAGCCTAGAGCTAAAATTTCCGAGACGAAACTAATCTTCTTTAGGAAGTAACAAAAACGCGAAATTGGTTTATATGACGTCACATAACGCGTGATACGCGTCGGGAAAAAACTTTTTTCTCGGGCAATAGCTGTTTTGATTTTGGGGTGGGTCGAGGTGGAGGGGCTTGCAGGCATGGAAAAATACTGTATTACCGAGTAATTGTGCAGTCTCTTATGGCTATTTCACATGCAGCATAAATTAAAGGAATAAAAAATGACTATACAAAATTCAAATAAACGTCCCGATCTAAACTGGAGACAATGCGCCACCGGTCTGACATGCATGGGTCATAAAATGTGAGATTCATGTCCCTCGGTATAAATGAGGTGGCTGGTAGTAAATCAAACCTTTGACATCAAATCCAACAAATAATAAGATAGACAACAAAAGGGTACTGGTTTTCATCACGTGCCACACAAAGGAAATGATATGCAAGAATCAAAACATAGGGAAAAGGGTATGGCAGGCAGTCGATATA from Aspergillus chevalieri M1 DNA, chromosome 2, nearly complete sequence includes:
- a CDS encoding RINT-1 family protein (COG:D,U;~EggNog:ENOG410PI2T;~InterPro:IPR042044,IPR007528;~PFAM:PF04437;~go_component: GO:0005783 - endoplasmic reticulum [Evidence IEA];~go_process: GO:0048193 - Golgi vesicle transport [Evidence IEA]), with the protein product MAATPALSSHERTRVEDYLNDKIQVSGDFESLDSLLNSLRAQHELQRKQLAEAQEVLSIATTASNDHVEATRKRAEAFNEEQADIDRRLRAITKSDASDEAAHRFEASMNKLRRLEISRGYVALLKESDELSKEALKNISSTPQLALEPHARLKNIVSSLKAAQPAAEGAAPHLVDYVEKLVTGLGEHMKQDFTSRLQKNLEQMKWPSKDLQLSEDLLAQWRSNLELLLGLQTPDLQGRDVSSEQFGLEPPILLPLEVMVHPLELRFKYHFSGDKPTNRLDKPEYFLAHVLDLMNTYGGFFASYLQPIFDERAQIVGPDLEWNFCNAPHAFITALLPMIRQKTKTLLPQISNHPQLLSHFVHELMNFDTGVRESWNYLPDPYSNDNWKGITWEVLTKQGWFGRWLEVEKDFALARYKDIIDTPDSGHIDYEGVEISATKPTKAAIRVNDLLETITDRYQPLTSFGQKLRFLIDIQITIFDQFHERLGSALEAYLAMTSTIGRTVQGSERQASVEGVAGLERLCRVFGSAEYLEKKMEDWSNDVFFVELWTELQERVKQNKNNKHLTGDMSVADVASRTSQAVAFGQAKDDQSDSDGALFDETASAYRRLRLQSESIITSTITSNTLSALKPYSRVSTWTTLSTGSSSSLPPSADLAPAMRTLSTNISFLSRALGVAPLRRITRQVLIPIQNFIWGNILMRNTFSAAGALQLVSDVDHLCSVVDSSLGSIGHAGDSIRMMKKLNEGLLLLGLDAQKQDEGETPEDEKEAGRVGLWDVEKRLFKDNESAREMLAELEIENLTEAEARTVLEKRVEIAS
- a CDS encoding pyridoxal phosphate-dependent decarboxylase family protein (COG:E;~EggNog:ENOG410PJ7Y;~InterPro:IPR015424,IPR002129,IPR015421;~PFAM:PF00282;~go_function: GO:0003824 - catalytic activity [Evidence IEA];~go_function: GO:0016831 - carboxy-lyase activity [Evidence IEA];~go_function: GO:0030170 - pyridoxal phosphate binding [Evidence IEA];~go_process: GO:0019752 - carboxylic acid metabolic process [Evidence IEA]), translated to MSVSAPSSRAEEVRDLLNAVEDLLIPFIQSADENPSNHEHATNGSNGFSKIKNGDITHPSTSLVDYKKPEELRNILQLELPQKGTRQEGLIQVLRKVLRYSVNTWHQGFLDKLYASTNAPGVASELILATLNTNVHVYQVSPALTVIEKHTGQQLASLFGLDGPYAGGISVQGGSASNTTSIVIARNNLFPDTKTEGNGGYKFVLFTSAHGHYSIEKAAQMLGLGSNAAWAVPIDKQGRMIPAELEKLVQKALDEGRTPFYVNATAGTTVMGSFDPFNEISAICKKYRLWFHVDGSWGGSFAFSKRQKQKLAGAEKADSIAINPHKMLGVPVTCSYLLASDLRQFHKANTLPAGYLFHNNEEDEANDGGPVQSDVAIDSPEVWDLADLTLQCGRRADSLKLFLGWTYYGTEGYESQIDSACDVAAHLASIVEQNPNFVLISENPPPCLQVCFYYAPGKDFVYPRSAAGVVSNEEKRGQQNSKITEQVTKAIVDKGFMVDYAPPSGDADAVGNGKFFRCVVNVTTTSETVEALVRAIERTGPAVVEKLKVDAAASAVPAGVHRRPGERGHGPVVHP
- a CDS encoding putative DNA ligase I (COG:L;~EggNog:ENOG410PJZ1;~InterPro:IPR012308,IPR012309,IPR036599,IPR000977, IPR016059,IPR012310,IPR012340;~PFAM:PF04675,PF01068,PF04679;~go_function: GO:0003677 - DNA binding [Evidence IEA];~go_function: GO:0003909 - DNA ligase activity [Evidence IEA];~go_function: GO:0003910 - DNA ligase (ATP) activity [Evidence IEA];~go_function: GO:0005524 - ATP binding [Evidence IEA];~go_process: GO:0006281 - DNA repair [Evidence IEA];~go_process: GO:0006310 - DNA recombination [Evidence IEA];~go_process: GO:0051103 - DNA ligation involved in DNA repair [Evidence IEA];~go_process: GO:0071897 - DNA biosynthetic process [Evidence IEA]) — translated: MSSPAKKRKRNAPEFTPQQTRSIASFFQGQATKKAEQAENQLDGTAHDTGQTLSDEALARKLQKDWNEEESSPASTTQDPERTTSSTTTPPITSIEEPKSKAQKKNTLSLQSSAGTEDTISLSMPLDQSPLSFDAAKYANQLQSHWAAEGGDATYALLTRAFVLANATTSRIRIVDTLVNFLRVLIEGDPSSVLPAVWLATNSISPPYEEIELGLGGSSISKALKKVYGLTSQGLKALYNRHGDAGDVAFEAKKKQTFTLARPKPLKIKGVYQSLLRIAASKGQGSQETKQRIVEKLLQDARGAEESRYIVRTLVQNLRIGAVKTTMLIALARAVVHSKPTGAEFSVRPQQDLAHLKKGELSEIYTHAEEIVKASHARHPNYNDLVPCLLEIGASGELLVRCGLQMHIPLRPMLGSITRDLSEMLTKLQGRDFSCEYKYDGQRAQVHCDESGKVSIFSRHLEQMTDKYPDLVSLAPQIRGESVSSFILEGEVVAVNRETGELLPFQILANRAKKNVEIGDIKVNVCLFAFDLMYLNGEPLLDRPFRERREFLRSLFVETSNQFTWVKSLDATSADSETVLEFFKSATDVKCEGIMVKVLDNTDPLSINPQTEEIPSNDLTTAEPYLKSEEEEKSKTQTQPKEKSTRRKPLLSTYEPDKRLDSWLKVKKDYTTSSETLDLIPVAGWHGQGRKAKWWSPILLAVRNPDSGSLEAVTKCMSGFTDRFYLANKEKYAEGSTNLISRPSYVEYPGEPDVWFEPQEVWEMAFADITLSPTYRAAVGLVSEERGLSLRFPRFLKVREDKSVEEASTGDDLAVLWRKQVERSRSEGEPEPASNEMEME